A stretch of Lathyrus oleraceus cultivar Zhongwan6 chromosome 6, CAAS_Psat_ZW6_1.0, whole genome shotgun sequence DNA encodes these proteins:
- the LOC127098100 gene encoding uncharacterized protein LOC127098100 encodes MASSSTTKVSMKLLIDTKNEKVLFAEASKPAIDFLFNLLCLPIGTVVKLLGTKGMVGSLGNLYQSVENLNENYMQPFQTKDVLLNPKAQSSSTEISGFLTQNDVNEDDDEETKLYMCPNKCKFEVTNDNTTRCNGHVRHCPFGQPSYSSCSNTMSSEVYYIRNKEVAKKRTFIPNGFVKDVMTFMVMDDLVIQPMSTISSITLLNKFNIKEIGALQEKNVEMGMDEGIKLLKASLQSKMVLTSVFLEKKIDLQGIV; translated from the exons ATGGCTTCTTCTTCTACCACCAAAGTTTCTATGAAACTTCTTATTGATACAAAGAATGAGAAAGTTCTTTTTGCCGAAGCTTCAAAACCTGCTATAGACTTTCTCTTCAACTTGCTATGCTTGCCTATTGGTACTGTAGTTAAGCTTTTAGGCACAAAAGGAATGGTTGGTAGTTTAGGAAATCTGTATCAGAGTGTTGAAAATCTCAACGAGAATTATATGCAGCCTTTTCAAACTAAGGATGTTCTCTTAAACCCAAAAGCTCAAAGCTCTTCCACTGAAATCTCTGGCTTCCTTACTCAGAACGATGTCaatgaggatgatgatgaagaaaccAAGTTATACATGTGTCCAAATAAGTGTAAGTTTGAGGTGACAAATGATAACACAACTAGATGTAATGGGCATGTCCGCCACTGTCCTTTTGGGCAACCAAGCTATTCTTCTTGCTCAAATACTATGAGCAGTGAAGTGTATTATATTAGAAATAAGGAGGTTGCTAAAAAGAGAACTTTTATTCCCAATGGTTTTGTGAAGGATGTTATGACTTTTATGGTGATGGACGATTTGGTGATTCAGCCAATGTCAACAATATCAAGCATCACACTGTTGAACAAGTTCAATATCAAAGAAATTGGTGCTTTGCAAGAAAAGAACGTAGAAATGGGAATGGATGAG GGAATCAAGTTGCTTAAGGCATCTCTGCAATCCAAAATGGTGTTGACAAGTGTTTTCCTCGAGAAAAAAATAGATTTGCAGGGAATAGTGTGA